GGAATACGAAGAGTCATATGCatatactactactaattaagtGAAGAGTCATATGCatatactactactaattaagtATATAGTTGTTGGGGAGAAAAAAAGGCACTTCATTTCTATCTTAAAGTTGTTACTGTACAATAAACTGAACAGCCCCTTTTATTGGGGTAAAAGCATGAAGAACTAGAATCTTGATAAAACACGTACATAAGCCGGTGTCATTGATATGTTTGGACACCTGTCTTTATGGTGAGTCAGCCACATCAATAGACATATCACATAACACTcctccttggatgaccaccattctATATATGTTGTCTCATTAATACTTTGCCAGAAAAATCTAATCGGGACAAAAACTTGAACGATGGAAGCTTGCTTacgtaacactcccccttgggcCACCATTTCTAAgaacgttgcctcattaaaaccttaccGGTAAaatccagtgggacaaaacccggacgaaggaaaaagagtacaacaaaaaTCTTAGAACGGTGTTGGACACAcgtatgctgcctcgttaaaaccttgacaaggaaaacccagtgggacaaaaaccttggcgaaggaaaaagagtacagcgcGTTATAGTGGCGCATTCCGATTCCATATACCAACTTCCGAAAAACTTTAGTCGGCAGAGACTTGGTGAATAGATCAGCATAATTCTCACAAGATTGTATCTTCTGGATATCAATCTCCTTATTTTTCTGAAGGTGGTGAGAATAAAATAACTTCGGCGAAATGTGCTTTACTCTATCACCCTTGATGTAGCCTTCTTTCATTTGTGCTATGCACGCCGAGTTGTCTTCACAAATTGTCGTTGGCACAGTAGTTATGGAAGTCAGACCGCAAGAGATTCTGATGTGTTCGATTAATGACCGCAACCATACACATTCTCTACTTGTTTCATGGAGAGCAATTATCTCGGAGTGATTCGAGGAAGTCGTTGGGATGCTCTTCTTACAGGAACGCCATGAAATTGCAGTACCGCCAACGGGAAAAACGTACCCTTTCTGAGAGATTCCTTTGTGCGGATCTGATAGATATCCAGCATCCGTATATCCTGTTATCTGTGGATAGTCTAAAGAATCTTTCGAGTAGAATAAACCCATGTCAGTAGTACCACGAAGGTAACAGAAAATCTGTTTTACCCTATCCAATGTCTTTTTGTTGGCGCAGAACTATACCTGGCTAATAAAtttactgcaaaagaaatatcGGGCCTGATACATTGAGCTAAATATAATAAAGCCCCAATTGCACTTAGGTATGGTACTTCCGGACCAAGAAGTGCTTCATCCTCCTCTTTAGGACGAAATGGATCTCTTTGGGGATCAAGGGATCTTACAACCATTGGGGTGCTAAGCGGATATGTTTCGTTCATTTTAAAACGTTTCAAGATTTTCTCTGTGTAAGTGGATTGATGAACAAGAATTCCGCTTTCATAATGCTCAAGTTGTAGGCCAAGACAAAATTTTGTTTTACCGAgatctttcatctcgaactcCTTCTTTAAGCATTCAATTGCTTTGGAGAGTTCACCAGGAGTTCCGATTAAattgatgtcatctacatatacagCTATTATTGCAATTCCAGATTCTGTCTTTTTAATAAATACACATGGGCAAATAGGATTGTTTACATATCCCTCTTTTATTAGGTATTCACTGAGGCGATTATACCACATTCGCCCggattgtttcaatccatatagaGCTCTATTTAATTTTAGTGAATACATATGACGTGGTTTCCCTTCAGGTAATTTGAATCCTTCCGGAAGTTTCATATAAATATCTGTATCTAGCTTTCCATATAGATACGCAGTGACCACGTCCATTAGATGCATGTCAAACCTTCCATAGACTGCCAGACTAATTAAATATTGAAAGGTAATTGCATCCATAACAGGGGAGTATGTCTCTTCATAGTCAATCCCAGGTTTTTGTAGGAAACCCTTTGCCACTAGTCGTGCTTTATAGCGAACGACTTCATTTCTCTCATTACGCTTTCTTACAAACACCCATTTGTAATCTACAGGATTcacattttctggtgtctgtattgggCGCCCAAAAACGTTGCGTTTAGAGAGAGATTCCAATTCATCTTGGATTTCCACTTTCCATTTAGGCCAGTCGTCTCTTTGTCGACATTCTTCTATAGAGTGTGGTTCAATATCATCATTATCTGTGGCGATTTCAGTAGCTACTGAGAATGAAAATATATCGTCGACAATTATTGTATTACGATCCCACACTTCTCTGTCGCATGCATAATTTATGGAAATTTCCTCATTCACAGGTACCTGTGTCTCAGCGGAGACTTTATTATCTTCAGGAGGTTCATCAGACAAAGTGGATCGTTCTTTGATTGTCTCTTCAGGAGCACTATCTGTAGCCTCTTCAGGAGCACTACCTTTGATTGAGACAGATTGGCTCTTCCTCTTTCGAGGGACAGAATCTTTTGAACCAATTGGTCGTCCACGCTTCAGGCGTGGCTTTGATGACTCGTTTGCCGCTGGGCTCCCAATTTGTCCCGTCGGTACATCAATCCGAGCTGGAGCATTTCTAGCAGGCACATAGGATTTTTTAATTCGACCAGTATCAATAAATGCATCAGGAATTTGGTTTGTAATATTTTGCAGATGTATAATCTTTTGCACCTCAATTTCAGATTGATTAGTGCAAGGGTCAAGATGAGACAGACTTGGTGTGTACCAAGATATTTCACGCCGTTCTTTTGACGGCttattatctccccctaacggcgggaaaAGTGTCTCATCAAAATGACAATCTGCAAATCTGGATGTAAAGACATCACCTGTTAAAGGTTCTAAATACCTTATAATAGACGgtgaatcaaaaccaacataAATACCAAGGCGACGTTGTTGACCGAATTTAGTGCGTTGTGGTGGTGCAATAGGCACATAAACAGCACAACCAAAGACACGTAAGTGCGAAATATCTGGTTGCTTCCCCAAGACAAGTTGTAGAGGGGAGTATTGATGGCTAGCAGTTGGTCGAAGTCGGACTAAAGCCGCTGCGTGCAAAATAGCATGTCCCCATGCAGAAACTGGTAATTTAGTCCTcataagcatgggtcgagcaaccaACTGAAGATGCTTTATAAAAGACTCAGCTAATCCATTCTGAGTGTGCACATGTGCTACAGAATGCTCGACATCAATACCAACTGAAAGGCAATAAGCATCAAAAGCCTTAGATGTAAATTCACTAGCGCCATCAAGCCGAATGGACTTAATAGGAAAGTCTGGAGAATGGGCTCGCAACCGAATAATTTGGGCAAGCAGTCTGGCAAATGCAACATTACGTGTTGATAATAAGCAGACATAAGACCATCTAGCAGATGCGTCTATCAATACCATAAAGTATTGAAATGGTCCACAGTGTGGGTGGATAGGCCCACAAATGTCACCATGTATCCTCTATAGGAATGTTGGTGACTCAATAATAACTTTGGTTAAGGATGGTTTTATAACCAGTTTTCCTAGGGAACAAGCAACACAATTCATATCCTTACTTAACAAAAGCTTCTGGTTTTGTAACGGATGCCCATGAGCATTTTGTATTATTCTACTCATCATGATAGAACCTGGGTGTCCAAACCGGTCATGCCAAAGCTTGAATAATTcagggtcattaaacttctggttAATGACAATATGAGATTCGACTATTCGAATTCTCATAAGATATTACCCAGAAGAGATGGCCTTAAGCCTCTCCACAACGTGCTTCTGGCACGAGGCAGATGAAGTAATATATATGTACTCCATATTATGCTCATCCGTTGTTTCAAGGTGGTAACCATTACGCCGAATATATTTAAAATTCAACAGATTCCTTTGGGATCTGGTAGAATATAAGGCGTCTTCAATAATTAATTTTGTACCTCCTGGTAGaatgatacacgctcttccgGAGCCGTTTATCATATTACTCGAACCCGAAATGGTATTCACATTACCTTTAAACCTCTTCAAGGTTATAAAATATTTATGGGTTCGAAAAATTGTGTTTGTTGTTCCACTGTTAACCAAACAAACATCTCCATCGTCCATTTTGGATAGATTACTTCTGGAATCCATATCCTTCAACACAAATAGACGAGAGAAAATTAAACAACAATACTACCAAAATGTCCACTTATATTACACCAAAAAAATGTGGTATACATCACCAAAAAAggacacacccaaaattacaacaagagaaaaaaaaatacagaaaacaCAAGGAAATATACTACAGGGCATAAGGAAGAAACAATTCTACAGCTCATCAAAAGAAAACTGACTAGGCTCGCCACTTTCAAGGTCGACGAGATAATCAGATACATCCAAGTGGGTATCACTGGTACTGGGGGCACTGGCTTCAATTAAATTTGTTTCTATGTCTTCGGCAGGTCGCTTCAGGGACGCCTGATAGAGCCTAACAAAATGTTCTGGCGTACGACAGGTACGCTGCCAGTGATCAGTTAAGCCACACCGATATCAAACACTTTTCTGAGGAGGTTGACTAGAAGAACCCCTTCCCTTTTCTTGCTTCGGTTCCTTTGGTTCCGCAATTTTTAGCGGCCGTTGGTACGGCTGGTAACGGACACCCTTTCCTCGTTCATTTTTGTGGCCCCCACGTTGGTTTCCTTTACCATTTCCATATTTTCCTTTGTTACCATGATTATTTCCTCGTCTAAAATGTGTAGCAGCGTGTGCTTCAGGCACCGATGCGGAACCAACATGACGAGCTTCATGGTTTCTTAACAAAAGCTCATTATTCTGCTCTGCAATCAACAAACAGGAAATTAGCTcggaatattctgtaaatttacgCTCTCAATATTGCTGCTGCAGGAGCACATTCGAGGCATGAAAAGTTGTAAATGTTTTCTCTAACATTTGTTCGTCAGTGACATTTTCCCCGCACAATTTTAATGTCGAGGTAATTTTAAATAGAGCAGAATTATAAGCTGCCACTGATCGAAAATCTTGCAGCCGCAAGTTCAACCAATCATTCTGAGCTTTTGGAAGTATGACCAACTTCAGGTGGTCAAACCGTTTTTTCATGTAGTTCCATAAAGTAAATGGATCTTTAACTGTCAAATATTCCCTTTTTAAATCATCATGGAAATGATGGTGAAGGAAAATTAGAGCCGTAGCGCGGTCCTGGTTGGACGCGTTGTTTCCTTCCGTAATAGCATGCCCGGGGCCTTTAGCTTCCAAATGAAGCTCGGCATCAAGTGCCCAAGAAATATAATTATTTCCTGAGATGTCAAGACCTGCGAATTTGAGTTTCGTTAGATTTTCCATTTAAGAAAAGTATTCAAAGGAACAACAACTACCTATACTCCCGGTATTTTAGTTGTTGAACAGTAGCAGCTTGGCCGTCGAGCGTCGGGAGcgattcgtgctgataacgtcttGTAACTAATCTAACTTTGGTACCGTTGTACATAGCTATATACGTAGTCTAATCTGATGATATAGACTAACTATATACTACCAGAACTATATATAAGTAGCTATACTAATTAACTACTTTTCTGTAGCTTTACTTTACAAAGGGAATACGAAGAGTCATATGCATATACTACTAATTAAGTATATAGTTATTGGGGAGAAAAAAAGGCACTTCATTTCTATCTTAAAGTTGTTACTGTGCAACAAACTGAACAACCCCTTTTATAGGGGTAAAAGCATGAAGAACTAGAATCTTGATAAAACACGTACATAAGCCGGTGTCATTGATATGTTTGGACACCTGTCTTTATGGTGAGTCAGCCACATCAATTGACATATCACataacaaaattcaattttttcaatTTCTATCCGTATCAAAAGCGAAAACCTAATCAATTACACAAAAAACATTTGAATTCTAATATTTCCTCGGGTTTTGGAAACTTTGTTGAAAACAAATAATTATTAAATCTCTTTAATCCATCCCTTTTAAGAGGAAGTCAAGGATTTATGCACACTTGATTATAGTTGATGTACAGACAGTTTTTAGTGTACacctatataaaccgattatgggtttACATAatgaacatcaaccacaatcggtTTACTCTAGTGCACACATAAACCTGTTCTGGACCCAAATTTGGGTTTATAGAGAAATCGTCAAGAATCGGGGTGCCttacatataaaccgattatagaaAGGTAGCTATTTCCCATTATTTAAAATGGGTATTCGTGCGTCTATATAATCCTATTAATATTATTaacgattcttttttttttcttttttttttttgaaattattgtCGTCGGTCGCTTGTGTATATAAAGAGGATAGCCTATGTTCTATCATACACATCCTTATTCAAGGATATCTTTTTCCATTGTTCATTTTTTCATTTGAAGATGTCAAACCCATCGTCATCAACTACTAACTCATTCAAAGACATACTTGGGGAACGAATTACTCCATTATTAATAGAAGCAATCCAATTGAAAGCATAATTAATAGAAGCAAACGAACTACCACATCATCGTCGAGTGCTGCTATGAAAGAAGAAGACGTACTCAAGGCAAATAAACAAGGACAACACTAATTCCAACTAAGGGAAAGATTGCAGGATGTCGAGGAAAAGTCCGAATGGGTTAAAAATTATTACATAGTCAAGGatcttcccgaagaacatcaaCAGAAGAGTatattttggattcaagtttCATTAGGTCCTTTTGTTCGAAAGATGGACGGTAAGTACAAAAAACCACGCTACCAATATGATCCGTCCCACGTTTGTTCAAGGACGATTCACGTTAAGAAATTTTTCTCCaagtacaacgagtttctcgctAGGCACAGAGGCGACAGATTTGCGTCACATGATGCTTATgcacactacgggaaaaatatacatctacaactggagtttTACAACTCTTTgctaaacatcgtagaaagtcctatgttttagaactggtttcaaaggaagagttgtcgtatatcatcactaccaacccttgGGAACAAgcggttgcgctaagaaaacaaacgacaactccttaagcaaaagagttgtgacgacatttagctataacaactttgttccataaaggtagtgacttatcctatcacaattctcacaagtgttgttgaagaacacaaaaatatgataatgaaaaatattgttagaggggagattcgaacataaACCTACTATCAACCATCCTTACAATTCAtaagtttttgttttttgtgtttttttaataaaaaggCATAACAACATTTATAAGAGttattgaagtaaaaatatagaatgttggaaaaTGAGGTTGAGGGGATTTGATCCCCAACCTCCTGCATggaagtctacaccactaaccatacctacactatcacaagttctgtcaagtttatggttctttaatatactaaCTTTATGACAACCCTTTATAAGAgttgtaaaacaaaatataatgttcaAAAATAATGCTCAGGTCACTGAGCCGCAAACAGTGTGAAGCCTTCTCTGTAATCAATCACATACATTATACAATAACAATGCACTTCTATAAAAATTTTGTAATGGAATGTTACATTTTATTCGCTTCTGCAAATTTTTATGCACTTCTGCTAATTTTTTTCACTTCTGCCAAATTTTACGACAAAAATTTTCGAGCCAGGTTCAGTATCGAAGTCTACTATGTGTCAGTCCAAGTCATCAACCAGCTTTCCAGATTCAAAATATTGGtctcacttctgctaaattttattcatttctgttaaaaaaaaatcttacttctgttaaatttttctcacttctgctaaaaaAATTTGTCATCACTATTCAcaacctttataagagttgtCGTAGAGGTATAAACACTTCTGCTAAATTCTATTCACTTCTGCAAAAAATTTCTCACTTCTGTTAAAAAATATTTTGGTCTCAGATCTGCTAAAATTTTCTCACTTCTACTAAAAACTATTTCTATAACAACCCCTACTAAATTCTAGAAATTTAGGCGTTTCGAGATTCGGCAGAAGTATCCAAaagagggtttgtttaaggttttatagaatattctgatggaatcttacatgtaaatggatggatttatcGTTGTTACACAGTTTCCAGCTTATAATGGTCCACTCAAGGGCAGGTTCAATCTCGGAATCAGGTTATGCATACAGTATGCCAATATAGGGTTTTTaaagtttcggggaatattctgatggaatcttacatgtaaatggatggattcatcgttcttaccaagttttcggGTTATAGTGGTCCACTCACAACCAGGTTTCTACCTTGGAGCCatgatatgcatacaatatgccagagtagggtttgtttaaatttttggggaatattccgaaggaatcttacttgtaactggatggattcatcgttcttagcaagtttccgacttatagtagtccactcccagccaggATTCGATCTCAGATCCaggttatgcatacaatatgccaaaatagggttTGCTTaaagtttcggggaatattccggAGGACCTGtcaatggatggattcatcgttcttaccaagttttcggCTTATAgtggtccactcacggccaggtttcgaactcggagccagggtatgcatacaatatgccagtttgtttgtcgttataccgaatttaaagttcgaatcgacactaagcttcatatttatcgatttcgatgatgtatcatgccaagatTTAATTCAGAACACTcctgaagcttcatgattcatagtttgttggtcgttataccgaattttaaattcgaatcgacattgagcttcatatttatcaatttcgatgatgtatcatgctaagtttgaagtcagaaccctccaagagcttcttggttcatattttctatgtcgttataccatttttgaagttcgaatcgatacggagcttcatatttatcgatttggatgatgtatcatgccaagatTTAAATCAGAACCCTCCcaaagcttcatgattcatagtttgttggtctttataccgaatttgaagttcgaatcgacactgagcttcatatttatcgatctcgatgatgtatcatacgaagtttgaagtcagaaccctcctgaagcttcataattcatagtttgtttgtcgttataccgcatttgaatttcgaatcgacactaagcttcatatttatcgatttcgatgatgtatcatgtcatgtttgaagtcagaaccctccaaGATCTTCAtaattcatagtttctatgtcgttataccatatttgaagttcgaattgacactgagcttcatatttatcgatttcgatgatgtatcatgccaagatTTAATTcagaaccctcccgaagcttcatgattcatagtttgtttttccttataccgaatttgaagttcgaatcgacactgagcttcatatttatcgatttctatgatgtatcatgctaagtttgaagtcagaaccctcccggagcttcttggttcatagtttctataccgttataccatatttgaagttcgaatcgtctctgagcttcatatttatcgatttcaatgatgtatcatgccaagatTTAATTCAGAACCCTCCcaaagcttcatgattcatagttttttTGTCGTCATatcgaatttgaagttcgaatcgacactgagcttcatatttatcggtttcgatgatgtatcatgctaagtttgaagtcagaaccttcCCGtaacttcttggttcatagtttccaTGGTGTTATACCATATTTTAAGTTCGAATTGTCCCCGAGCTTCaaatttatcgatttcgatgatgtatcatgccaagtttgaagtcagaaccctcccgaagcttcatgattcatagtttgtttgtcgttatactgaatttgaagttcgaatcgacactgagcttcatatttatcgatttcgatgatgtatctatTATGGTTGATGAAGGAGGTACAAGGGATAATGAATGATCTAAGTGCCAAAGTACAACTACAGTCACACTGGACTGAGTCTCTCTCTTAATTATTCAATTTCTTGAGTTCAGTACAAGCCCTATGTAAGAGCATCAACGTCTCGACTGACTGCACATGGAAAACACACTGTCACACGATTCAAATTAACTGACTGCTAAATAAAATTCGCTAACCTGACAATCAAAGCTAATCATTACATAAATAACAACTAACTGCATCCCAAAATAGATAAGGGCATCCATCTTCACAGGTACATGACAATACCCCGATCTTCAAAACATCcctgtcctcaaggatgaaactTAGGAAAATGGGATTTCACATTTGTCGTATCCTCCCATGTGGCATCTGCTGCAGTTGAGTGAGACCATTGGATTAACATTTGAGGAATGGCAGTACGTCCTCTGGTGATTTCTCTGGTGCCCAGCAATGCTACAGGTTTGAGAATGATTTCACCATCACCGTCAGTCTGAGGGAGAGTTGGAGCAGTAATAACAGCTGAGCCAATGCGCTTATTCAACTGTGAGACTTGAAACACGAGGTGAATCTGAGAAGAAGGAGGTAGTTGCAGTTTGTAAGCTACCTGGCCAACTTTGGCAATGACAGAGAATGGGACAAAATATCTTGctgaaagtttgaaattcctGCGCAGAGCAATGGAAGATTGTGGATAAGGTTGGAGCTTCAAAAAGACCAAATCTCCCACCTCAAACTGTTTATCTGTTCTCTTTTTATCAGCAAAAACTTTCATCCTTTCATGGGATTTGTGTAGAGAATCCTTTAAGAGTTCCAACATGGTATCCCTTTGAGCTAAGTAATCTTCAACAGCAACCACATAAGTAAGAGCTTCATTGGGAAAGGCAAGATGTGGAAGGGAGTAGCTGTACAATGCCTTGAATGGTGTCATGTTTATGCTGGTGTGGTGATTTGTATTGTACCAGAATTCAGCCAAGGGCAGCCATTTGAACAATTGCTTGGGCTGGTGGCCTGTCATGCATCTGAGATAATTCTCCAAGCATGCATTCACTCTTTTAGTCTGGCCATATGATTGAGGATGATATGCAGAACTCATTTGTAAGATGGTGCGCGTTGCTTTGAACAATTCTTGCCAGAAGTTACTGGTAAAAATCTTGTCTATATCTGACACAATGGAAGTTGGCAGACCATGTAATTTTAAAATATGAGTAAGGAACTCATGAGCCACAGTGGAAGATGTAAAAGGATGTGTCAAGCCAATAAAATGGTTATATTTTGTAAGTCTATCAACCACAACAAGGATAACATCATTTTTACTTGAAATTGGTAATCCCTCTATGGAATCCGTTGTGATATGCTGCCAAGATTGTGAAGGAATTGGTAGAAGTTGTAGTAAACCAGCAGGAAAGATGTGTTCACCTTTATTTCTTTGGCAAACATCACACTGACTAACCAACAATAACATCTCCTTCTTGAGACCCTTCCAATAAAAATGTCTCTTGGCCCTGATATAACTACCTTGCATTCCTGAATGTCCCCCTACTGCATAAGAGTGAATTTATTTTAAGATGGTATATATGAGATTGTTAGTGGTACCCACATCG
The nucleotide sequence above comes from Papaver somniferum cultivar HN1 chromosome 8, ASM357369v1, whole genome shotgun sequence. Encoded proteins:
- the LOC113305331 gene encoding uncharacterized protein LOC113305331, which gives rise to MENLTKLKFAGLDISGNNYISWALDAELHLEAKGPGHAITEGNNASNQDRATALIFLHHHFHDDLKREYLTVKDPFTLWNYMKKRFDHLKLVILPKAQNDWLNLRLQDFRSVAAYNSALFKITSTLKLCGENVTDEQMLEKTFTTFHASNNNELLLRNHEARHVGSASVPEAHAATHFRRGNNHGNKGKYGNGKGNQRGGHKNERGKGVRYQPYQRPLKIAEPKEPKQEKGRGSSSQPPQKSV